The sequence CtatgttgtttgtttttaataaaagatattACCCGTTAagttaattggaacccacaaTATTAAACAATCAATAATTACTAAAACCTAAGTAGAAtcattcaaaatgaaaaaaaaaaaaaaaaaatcaaagatcacACATTTTGTGCCCAACTCCCTTGCATGGCATACTAAAACTAATTATTTGTTACTTTCAGTTAAACtagtaactttttttatttttattactaacAACTTCCCATACGGGagaattgtagcaaaaattatgGCTAAATTTGTGTTATTACTGGATTTTTAGATTCTGCGGCCACACCAAACCAATACTGAAGTGAACAAAGTACAAAGTACAAACCACTTGGCACTCAGACAGCGATCAGTCGTTAAGCAACTCTTCCGCTTCTCCACAACAAAAGccagcaacagcaacagcaaccaTTTCCATTTCCTCAAAACCCTTTCACCTGCACACTGCGTCGTTTCgactgtctctctctctctctctctctctctcattttcccCAAAATGAGTTCACGGCCTGTACCGGCTTTCGCATTGGACAGCAATGGCGATTGCACTAACCCAAAGAAACAGAGCATTTCGGAGTTGGTTTCGAAGCTCAGAACCGCGTATCGGAGTAAAGACTTTGACCGAGTCGAAGAGGTTTTGGTAGCAAGAGAAACGAAATTGAAGCGAGAATTTGAGAACGAGAAGAAACAGAACGCGTTGTTGACGGAGAAATTCCAGATGGAGAATCTGGATAGGATCTACCTGGAAGACGAGCTTGAAAATCAGAAGAAGGCGTTGGAGGCGgctctagagagagagaggaaagcgGAGGAGGCGAAGAATTCGAAGCAAGATGAGAAGAACGTGGTTGGTGTGCTTCGGAGGAGGATTTGTGAGCTCGAGTGCGAGAATGTGAAGGCTAAAGGCGAGGTTGAGCTTTGGAAAAAGAGGTTTGAGGAACTGGGGATTAGGGTTTCGAAATTAGAGGAAGATATAGCAATGCTGACGGATTTAGAGCCTCTGGTTAACAATAATGGCGGTGGCGAGGTGATTCGGGATGGTTCCGACGAagtgagaagagagaagaaggattGGAATGAGAATGGTGTTGaaaattttggtcaaaatgGGGTCTTTGTGAAGATTGAGAATGATGGATTGTATTGCAATGAAAATACGAGTAGAGAAGCCAGTATGGGACTTGGTTTTGAAGAAAATGGAGATATACCAACTACTGCATGTATGAGTAAAGAAGCCTTTGCAGGACTTAATTTTGATTCTCCGATCAAAGGAAATGGGGATTCTCAAACTGCAGGTATTGGAGAGTTATCGTATTTTTATGTTCACGTACACACATTGTGTTAATTTTATGTGTGCAATAAGTGTGGATTagagtttaggattttatgaaATTGGTGCTTTgtttgctcacatgtttcataGAGTAATGTATGTGTGGAGTAAATTTTGATTTCCATGTGCTTATTATTATAACATGTCGACTATAATGCGAGAGAGGCTAAATGACAAATGGGGTTTTAAAGAGAGAGACTTATGAAAGATGATTTCTTTGGGAATATTTTGATGGGTTGGCTTCAGTTCTAGCTGGTATGTTAGTACTGGTGCTAAATGAATATAGTAATGAGAAGAATTGCCATTTGGGTATTATAATCTCTTTtagttatatacttatatgtaGAATTCACCTAATGATTAAGAATTACTATCTATGGAAGCCTTTTACTTTAGAGCTGTGCTTTGGCAGCTTAATACTGTGCAGAGTAGAAAAAAGGTTTAGGTTTCTAATTAGAGACATCAGAGCTATGATTAATTGAAATGAACACTGTAAACTATAGCCATTACGTATGTCAGAGTAGTAAAAATTAGCCTTTTGAGCATTTTATAGAAGTGTCAGTTAGGAGGGTACTGGGATCTCTATCTCCATCTCAAGTTGGTTTCTCTTCATCAACAGTAGCACTATAGATGATTTCATTTGTCACTAATGTAGTTAATAGATAATGGATTATCATTTGTATCATTATGTACTTGTAACTATGTTGTGAGATTTTTGGCTTGGTTTATTATGAAAAGATTCAATGTGAGATGACTTGGCTTTTATTGTGAAAGGATTCGGCTAACAGTCCAGTCATTCTAAGCATCACttccatctttttatttttctcctttataTTTGATTGTTATTCTTCAATCCTCAAACTTTGTCTATTAATTCTTTAAGGGGACTACTCCTTTTTTGGTATATATGTTTCCATTCTTGTTACTTGTCATAATATGGAAAGAAtgtgataagaaaattttattggaaGGTTCAAGATTTTCAGGAGATCTGCATGAACTGTACAATTGTACTGTAGGCTATATATTAGTTGTTTTATTAAACTGGAGTTTTGTGAGTAATGAAATGCTTAATTACATGAACAAATATGGCTGCAAATGCACCAGACTTCTGCTCTGTTGTACACCACGACGATTGTGCTAATATGAAATAGGGGCCAGGCCCATTACATTCCTTCTGGTGGTCATGAAGTATACACTTCCCGTACTCTCCTTCTACATTGTGAGTTTAAAAACAATATGTGGGTTTTCAAAAGGGGGCTACAGATGATCATTTCATAAGGAAATCGGGATTGGTGCTTTCTAATGTTAGAGCATTTTGTTATATGCGTATGAAAAGATGACCAACTTCCTATTCTAGTTAATCcaatgtgaaaataattttaagtcATGATACATGGGATTTATTAATGAGACATGCTTTTGATGTGAAAGGTGTAGTCTTTGAATGGGGAGGCAGGTTGGCAGAATATTGTAACTGATGAAATTATAAGGATCTAAATAATTTTGAAGTCATCttatatgttaaaaaaagtttgaaatttaaattgataTTTAAGACATTGGGCATCCAAATATCTTAGGTGCCAATTCCAATAGGTTTTTCCTAATGCATAAACCGTTCACATGCTTTAGGCTAAGGAAATTgctaccccccccccctttttttttcttctttttccagcTTCCAAAATTTTGCTGGTAAAATTTGATTGACATACCTAATATctgctttatatgtttcttaCATGCTAGCTGTTGAAAGATTTGCATCTAAAGCCAAAATTGACatcaatgattttattttattttttggtaggTAAGAAAAATGGGATTATTGACATCATTGATAGTGATGAAGATTGTGCTCCGGAAG is a genomic window of Quercus lobata isolate SW786 chromosome 2, ValleyOak3.0 Primary Assembly, whole genome shotgun sequence containing:
- the LOC115975334 gene encoding uncharacterized protein LOC115975334 — protein: MSSRPVPAFALDSNGDCTNPKKQSISELVSKLRTAYRSKDFDRVEEVLVARETKLKREFENEKKQNALLTEKFQMENLDRIYLEDELENQKKALEAALERERKAEEAKNSKQDEKNVVGVLRRRICELECENVKAKGEVELWKKRFEELGIRVSKLEEDIAMLTDLEPLVNNNGGGEVIRDGSDEVRREKKDWNENGVENFGQNGVFVKIENDGLYCNENTSREASMGLGFEENGDIPTTACMSKEAFAGLNFDSPIKGNGDSQTAGKKNGIIDIIDSDEDCAPEGTSSGKEINSQKFADNVHSDLAAVENGTQMLKRKRDSCVNVSEKINNVDQEKDEIFKASKRKMEPKQESISDPEGSPPIHMSRKAVSSGGIGVDKLIRPSRQDQVFLRQCKENMGIEQSPQNLWHNLDLDGDSDDSSSSSDSDDDVNDYLNLDRFIPKVQRNRDNQKWEFEANMLEEFRKDEELCMEAVCALYRQHTSVKRSPFGFSLPNNRGFKNFDVARGTTLAEFLIAGDPQKKLRKSVAELEKHDQKGLSDCRRLAVTHAKQLFEIYQKKEDPFFLS